A window of Paenibacillus sp. 19GGS1-52 contains these coding sequences:
- a CDS encoding glycosyltransferase: MRKKRVLLLSEGFGAGHTQAAYALSSSLRKLSPNVQTKVLELGNFLNPKMAPLIVSAYRKTITTQPRLMGYVYRHQKSFNRLTTLALHRIFYTHTKNIVKQLKPDLIICTHFIPSAVVSRLKRLDPAFKVPLVTVITDYDAHASWISREVDRYLVSTPEVKSKLRLRGVSAAAIQVTGIPVHPNFWEHPGRKDILEKFKLHDMPTVLVMGGGWGMMNDEIVNSFLAGWREQIQIVFCLGNNEKLLLKMKEDPQYNHPHISLLGFTREIDKLMEVSDLLVTKPGGMTCSEGLAKGIPMLFHHPLPGQEEENCRYFTAAGIGEPIDSLDVVVKWMKRLLNNYEDVQNTRNSNLKVIDRYHPLQSAQSIIDMLEL; encoded by the coding sequence TTGCGCAAAAAAAGAGTGTTATTACTATCAGAAGGCTTTGGCGCAGGTCATACTCAGGCAGCGTACGCGCTATCCAGCAGCCTGCGCAAATTATCGCCTAATGTACAAACCAAGGTGCTGGAGCTAGGGAATTTTTTAAATCCCAAGATGGCTCCACTTATTGTATCAGCATACCGTAAAACCATTACCACTCAGCCCCGACTGATGGGCTACGTATACCGTCATCAGAAATCATTCAATCGTCTTACAACGCTTGCCTTGCATCGCATCTTTTATACGCATACCAAAAATATTGTAAAACAGTTGAAGCCGGATCTTATTATCTGCACACATTTTATTCCGAGCGCAGTAGTTTCTCGTCTGAAGCGGCTGGACCCTGCCTTTAAAGTTCCGCTCGTGACGGTGATTACCGATTATGACGCGCATGCCAGTTGGATCAGTAGAGAAGTTGACCGGTATCTGGTATCCACACCAGAGGTGAAATCCAAGCTGCGCCTGCGTGGTGTTTCTGCCGCAGCCATTCAGGTAACCGGTATTCCAGTGCACCCAAATTTCTGGGAACATCCCGGAAGAAAGGACATTCTGGAGAAGTTCAAGCTGCATGATATGCCGACTGTTCTAGTCATGGGCGGTGGCTGGGGAATGATGAACGACGAAATCGTTAATTCTTTTCTGGCTGGCTGGCGGGAACAGATTCAAATCGTCTTTTGTCTTGGCAATAATGAAAAGCTCCTGCTCAAAATGAAAGAGGACCCGCAATATAACCATCCTCATATCTCACTGCTCGGCTTCACTCGCGAGATCGATAAACTTATGGAAGTATCCGATCTGCTGGTCACGAAGCCCGGTGGTATGACTTGCAGTGAAGGACTAGCCAAAGGCATTCCCATGTTATTCCATCATCCACTGCCCGGTCAGGAAGAAGAGAACTGCCGCTACTTTACCGCCGCGGGAATCGGAGAGCCCATCGACTCTCTAGATGTTGTCGTCAAATGGATGAAGCGGCTGTTAAACAACTATGAAGATGTGCAGAACACACGTAACAGCAACCTTAAGGTAATTGACCGCTATCATCCACTGCAAAGCGCGCAAAGTATCATCGATATGCTTGAACTATAA
- the trmB gene encoding tRNA (guanosine(46)-N7)-methyltransferase TrmB, producing MRLRGRKGIRESLEGQTDLVILDPRSLMGRWSELFGNDHPIHVEFGMGKGQFISQMSFKYPDINFIGVDMYDELVRRAGEKARAVWEPAGKETPPNLKLALANINYAEEVFAPGELERIYLNFSDPWPKGKHARRRLTHPRFLDKYRGLLSTLGEIHLKTDSRSLFEFSLNAFADYGLQMKNISLDLHADGIINEEHVMTEYETKFTGRGVNIHRCEAIVGAEALELYQANRLEKYRL from the coding sequence ATGCGTTTACGTGGAAGAAAAGGAATACGTGAAAGTCTGGAAGGACAGACTGATTTGGTCATTCTTGACCCTCGCAGTCTTATGGGACGATGGTCTGAATTGTTTGGCAATGACCACCCGATCCATGTGGAGTTCGGAATGGGTAAGGGACAATTTATTAGCCAGATGAGCTTTAAATATCCTGATATTAACTTTATCGGAGTGGATATGTATGATGAGCTGGTCCGCAGAGCAGGTGAGAAGGCTAGAGCAGTATGGGAGCCAGCAGGGAAAGAGACACCGCCGAATCTGAAGCTGGCCCTCGCCAATATTAATTATGCAGAGGAAGTATTTGCTCCTGGAGAGCTTGAACGCATTTATCTTAATTTTAGCGATCCCTGGCCTAAGGGTAAGCATGCGCGCCGCCGGTTGACGCACCCGCGCTTTCTCGACAAATACCGCGGGCTGCTCAGTACTCTCGGCGAAATTCATCTGAAGACAGATTCAAGAAGTCTTTTCGAATTCTCCTTGAATGCTTTTGCTGATTACGGGCTGCAGATGAAGAACATTTCGCTAGACCTACATGCGGATGGCATTATTAACGAGGAACATGTCATGACCGAATACGAGACGAAGTTTACGGGTCGTGGGGTCAATATTCACCGTTGTGAGGCGATCGTGGGGGCAGAGGCGCTCGAACTCTATCAAGCCAATAGACTGGAGAAATACAGGCTATAG